One window from the genome of Prinia subflava isolate CZ2003 ecotype Zambia chromosome 2, Cam_Psub_1.2, whole genome shotgun sequence encodes:
- the LOC134565123 gene encoding uncharacterized protein LOC134565123, producing the protein MSAKTAISSAVLFASLLTIAQAWLVPQPQQNVWTVLAKSLGQDHICLNQASAANPMASCLVGIPFKDREMPKMLLGYAQKLRQEAAKMEHNLKHAHYIVAWYNYIKSLPKLENEPQELELLGSTRAESCFHIRNDHVQRHHRHFVSSKAHFNTHWCNAVSFSYPPIPPQKSAQVFAHPRQLPRGTFLICGDHAWAGIPSHLSGGPCTFGTLGLFSPNKSQILDWVTQNSTNGAHLLAHSRKKREDYSLKKLADDCDEEIIHWSRSKGIAITVFAPWVAIAKTLGELGHLECWVAKQSRLTSRALSNLLKDEEITRQATLQNRAAIDYLLLLHGHSCEEFEGLCCFNLTSRAKGTREALKQMENMIGDIKQEYGDWLSNLFKGWGISGWTGSILKTVLLIVFVLFVAIASLGLMKKMLQNLISSSTSPPKAEVHRVAVEVGPEAFQEEEESFVDEDEQAEQLEITVEEVRSLPRKQWPTQQQWFAESYLRSEHLVDPPQFGYLG; encoded by the coding sequence ATGAGCGCCAAGACTGCCATCAGTTCAGCCGTCCTCTTCGCCAGTCTCCTGACCATCGCCCAGGCGTGGCTCGTCCCCCAGCCGCAACAGAACGTCTGGACTGTCTTGGCCAAATCACTGGGCCAAGACCACATATGTCTCAACCAAGCGAGTGCCGCGAATCCCATGGcatcctgcctcgtggggatcccatttaaagatcgtgagatgcccaagatgcttctaggttatgctcaaaaacttagacaagaagctgctaaaatggagcataacctaaagcatgcccattacatcgtcgcgtggtacaattatattaaaagtcttccaaagttagaaaacgagcctcaggagctggagcttctaGGTTCCACCAGAGCcgaatcttgttttcatatccGCAACGACCACGTCCAGCGTCACCACCgtcattttgtctcctccaaagcccattttaatacTCATTGGTGCAACGCTGTGTCCTTTAGTTATCCtccaatccctccccaaaaatcagcccaagtcTTTGCCCATCCCCGCCAGCTTCCCAGGGGAACATTCTTGATTTGCGGAGACCACgcatgggcaggtatcccctctcacctctccggaggcccgtgcacctttgggaccctcggattgttttcacccaacaaatcacaaattttggattgggttacacaaaattctacaaatggtgcacatctattggcacactctagaaagaagagagaagactactctctcaaaaaattggCAGACGATTGCGATGAGGAAATTATCCATTGGAGCAGATCTAAAGGCATCGCAATCACAGTATTTGCGCCGTGGGTCGCCATTGCTAAGACCCTCGGAGAATTAGGCCATTTGGAATGTTGGGTAGCTAAGCAATCCCGTTTGACTTCTAGGGCCCTGtcaaacctcctgaaagatgaggaaattacgaggcaggcaaccctccagaatcgtgcagccatcgattacctcctgctcctccacggtcactcgtgtgaggagtttgaggggctctgctgctttaatttgacatcTAGGGCCAAGGGGACTCGCGAGGcactcaaacaaatggaaaacatgatagGAGACATCAAGCAAGAATACGGGGACTGGCTCAGTAATTTGTTCAAGGGATGGGGGATCTCGGGTTGGACGGGATCGATTCTTAaaactgttctgttaattgtttttgtgctttttgttgctattgccagccttggactaatgaaaaagatgttgcagaatttgatttcttcctccacatcaccACCCAAAGCTGAAGTCCACCGAGTAGCCGTTGAAGTAGGCCCAGAAGCGTtccaggaagaggaggaaagcttcgttgatgaggacgagcaggctgaacagcttgaaatcaCCGTAGAAGAAGTGCGCAGCCTTCCTCGAAAACAATGGCCTActcaacagcagtggtttgcagaaTCATACCTACGTTCTGAACACCTGGTGGACCCCCCTCAATTCGGATATCTGGGATAG